The following are encoded in a window of Myxocyprinus asiaticus isolate MX2 ecotype Aquarium Trade chromosome 17, UBuf_Myxa_2, whole genome shotgun sequence genomic DNA:
- the greb1 gene encoding protein GREB1: MGNSYTGHLQSTRFEEVLHSSIEASLRSNTVVPRPVFSQLYLEAEHRPYSQNGRIDEEDDEEDGSDSNSPPIPYQMKPPPDGSCTTDGFCQAGKDLRLSSMATESLEVPPGFLLVGAKSPSVPDHILVCAVDLRFLPDECGHNALLGFSGNCMGCGEKGFRYFTEFANHINLKLTTQPKKQKHLKYHLLRNAQGIVVKGPPICWKGIDSRMRHAVSNIAGGPEDQSGHGPTDLLPNSGHTVLNTINHTDLNSHLHISEGSSTITNGSHVPGPQQRQPQPGIVANGPGRPTVTGSMVNSGPPKKRHKGWSPESSALTEATPRPVATSTANGTKSGDSVASGSLGSSPPLAPGESVTVPDHLLQTCGLRPVIFKGHGTLPHLCGNLGDVLVSGLLQKCYHSSQNLPRVYEQYGAAPIQAISTEMQILLTVYYLVQLAPDQVPLMEDLEQILMRSWRESHLTEIRQYQQTHAQFPPPLPCLAQPLTPSQLPWLAKLATSSCGEGVLVLDTAPSLAEGLEETFHKLVDGRLSQTSYVVIICMNRSQEIESCVVVTGKHQARVLVESFLSPRDCVREITHELSSGMAAELGPFLSSLGQDGDVEALLEKASPENSFQYCGLESSDSPTPTCAEYCVEWHEIRPIQLAVARKLLSHVCAIADSSTQNLDLGSFDKVEFLICVPPSEVTFHQVVLHLWNSGVLRELGLDQNCLSLKEAEQYVVKLNQSAVGKINSLIQKSKMSPYTLFILVHDHAHWDISSGQYSGGDLGLVDSLLNCRQIRDAPNILTLHVTSFPFALQTQYTRISPYNEIHWPSAFNNDVDLYHEKTKYFGVSELLETTRSGSGLPLLRYDSSFESMATALEERFPKLHSAVIRTHVLIQHYSLALMATTGGQALQALQKHISVETLEMVQCLLNTSQRCPSRHGHMLLLRIPSPALAALAHQRLCHVRNRLGLHKQFEIILGDPCSAITVGKHFLDQLRVWLKILDPDWAPRTFLELEALPCILILTGMDPLGESLPRSLKYCDLRVISCWSLQRTTLEQELGLAAYLLKAKQDTQHGAHVSSDLSESDPEKHSSTDNEEEEVVGDVNNDHLPSLGNTSPTGSQQPQSDWNPLDPEKQPNQRQQSKSTSSGTLSSQASPLRQSCSWARNLSRPPVVLLPKAAYDLITTVDSSGLPKSTSFLPHSSVEWASSFRPLLSKMMTCTEQSLYYRQWTIPKPHHMDSSNRIEGRTDNFHPRRLLLSGPPQVGKTGAYLQFLGILSRMLIRLMEVDIYDEEDINCNCETDLVPYHQAIAMWPNTDTVRGMPFDYTIHDPKYDDISTIYSPDFTPNADDGNSRRLEDVYLRRRTARIKLSKYAAYNTYHHCEQCHKYMGFNPQYQLYESTLHAFTFSHLLLGEAIQLYFIIPKSKEHHFSFSQSGGQLESMRLPLTSDWNPDAIKSPIFTPTTGRHEHGLFNLYHAMEGAAHLHILVIKEYEMAVYKKYWPNHIMLVLPTIFNGAGIGAAHFLIKELSYHNLELERSRRVEHGSRPQDVWPFIILADDCCVMWNCVDVDPKSGTEGTERNVSLKQVLQRMESSPDITQYGLCGMRKWSSRGGGVAGQKEPFSRGHLHDFLLLNVDLTQNVQYNQNRFTCDDVDFNLRAHSAGLLICRFNNFSVMKKQIAIGGYGTFIIKTKMTDVPTTIQPSQYICAPDSKHLFLATPAQLLLEKYLQHTSHRLFPLSARNYSHPVLSVDCYLNLGPEVTVCFVSSRPHSINISTTGLLFSGLLLYFCDSFVTPGFLKKFQFLKGATLCVICPNRSSLRQTLVRLELEDEWRFRLSDEFQTANAKEDQPLFFLTGKHI; this comes from the exons ATGGGGAACTCATATACAGGGCACCTTCAGAGCACACGATTCGAGGAAGTGCTGCACAGCTCTATAGAAGCGTCACTGCGCTCCAACACTGTAGTGCCCAGACCTGTGTTCTCCCAGCTGTACCTGGAGGCAGAGCACAGGCCTTACTCTCAAAATG GTCGAATAGATGAAGAAGATGATGAAGAGGATGGCTCAGATTCAAACAGCCCTCCGATCCCATATCAGATGAAGCCTCCGCCAGATGGCTCCTGTACCACTGATG GGTTCTGCCAGGCAGGCAAAGACCTGCGGCTATCGTCCATGGCCACCGAGTCTTTGGAAGTCCCACCTGGGTTTCTGCTAGTCGGAGCAAAATCTCCCAGCGTACCTGATCACATTCTGGTGTGTGCGGTGGATCTGCGCTTTCTCCCAGATGAATGTGGACACAATGCACTTTTAG GATTCTCAGGGAACTGCATGGGCTGTGGTGAGAAGGGCTTCCGGTACTTCACTGAGTTTGCCAACCACATCAACCTGAAACTCACCACCCAACCTAAAAAGCAGAAGCACTTGAAGTACCACTTGCTCAGGAACGCACAGGGCATAGTGGTCAAGGGTCCACCGATCTGCTGGAAGGGCATAG ACAGCAGAATGAGACATGCTGTCTCTAACATTGCTGGTGGACCAGAAGATCAATCAGGTCATGGACCCACTGACCTGCTTCCCAATTCAGGGCACACGGTCTTGAACACAATTAACCACACAG ATCTGAATTCCCATCTTCACATATCTGAGGGTTCTTCTACCATAACCAATGGCAGTCATGTTCCTGGACCCCAGCAGCGTCAGCCACAGCCTGGAATAGTTGCCAATGGCCCTGGAAGGCCCACAGTAACAG GCTCCATGGTAAATTCTGGGCCTCCCAAGAAGAGACATAAGGGATGGTCCCCAGAATCCTCTGCTCTGACAGAAGCCACCCCCAGACCTGTTGCCACCAGCACGGCCAACGGCACTAAATCAG GTGACAGTGTGGCATCAGGGTCTCTGGGCTCCTCGCCACCTCTTGCCCCAGGGGAGTCTGTTACAGTGCCTGATCACCTGCTCCAGACCTGTGGACTGCGTCCAGTAATTTTTAAAG GGCATGGGACACTGCCACATTTATGTGGGAATCTCGGGGATGTGCTGGTGAGTGGCCTGCTGCAGAAGTGCTACCACAGCTCTCAGAACCTCCCACGCGTCTACGAGCAATATGGAGCTGCTCCCATTCAGGCCATCTCCACTGAGATGCAGATCCTGCTGACTGTCTACTATCTAGTGCAGCTCG CACCTGACCAGGTTCCTCTGATGGAAGACCTGGAGCAGATCTTAATGCGCTCCTGGCGCGAGTCACATCTGACGGAGATTCGGCAATACCAGCAGACCCATGCACagtttcctcctcctcttccctgtTTGGCCCAGCCCCTCACCCCCTCTCAGCTCCCCTGGCTGGCCAAACTCGCCACCAGCTCATGTGGGGAAGGAGTCCTGGTGCTGGACACAGCGCCCTCTCTGGCCGAAGGGCTTGAGGAAACCTTTCACAAGCTGGTGGATGGGAGATTGAGCCAGACTAGTTATGTAGTGATCATCTGCATGAACAGGAGTCAGGAGATAGAGTCATGTGTCGTGGTGACAG gGAAGCACCAGGCACGTGTTCTAGTTGAGAGCTTTCTTTCTCcaagagattgtgtgagagagatcACCCATGAGCTGTCTTCTGGAATGGCAGCAGAGCTTGGGCCCTTTTTAAGTTCTCTGGGTCAAG ATGGAGATGTGGAGGCTTTGCTGGAGAAAGCCAGTCCTGAGAACTCTTTTCAGTATTGTGGTCTAGAATCATCAGACAGCCCTACACCAACGTGTGCTG AATATTGTGTTGAGTGGCATGAGATTCGGCCCATTCAGCTCGCTGTGGCACGGAAGTTGCTCTCCCACGTTTGTGCCATCGCTGATTCCAGCACACAGAACCTGGATCTGGGTTCCTTTGACAAGGTTGAGTTTTTAATCTGCGTTCCACCTTCAGAGGTCACCTTTCATCAAGTCGTCCTTCACCTGTGGAACTCAG GTGTGTTACGGGAACTGGGGCTTGACCAAAACTGCTTATCACTGAAGGAGGCTGAGCAGTACGTGGTCAAGCTGAACCAAAGCGCAGTGGGAAAGATCAACAGCCTGATTCAGAAGTCCAAGATGAGCCCCTACACACTTTTTATACTGGTGCATGACCATGCACACTGGGACATCAGCAG tGGACAGTACAGTGGAGGAGACTTAGGACTAGTGGACAGTCTGCTGAACTGCAGGCAGATTAGAGATGCGCCCAACATCCTGACTCTCCACGTGACCTCGTTCCCCTTCGCTTTGCAGACTCAGTACACACGTATCAGCCCTTACAATGAGATCCACTGGCCATCTGCCTTTAATAAT GATGTGGATCTCTATCATGAAAAGACAAAGTATTTTGGTGTATCAGAGTTGTTGGAGACGACACGCTCTGGCAGCGGCCTTCCTCTGCTGAGATATGACAGCTCGTTTGAGAGCATGGCTACTGCCCTGGAGGAGAG GTTCCCAAAGCTGCACAGTGCAGTGATTCGCACCCATGTGCTTATCCAGCATTACTCTCTGGCACTGATGGCCACAACGGGCGGTCAGGCCTTACAAGCTCTGCAGAAGCACATCTCAGTGGAGACACTGGAGATGGTACAGTGCCTCCTCAACACATCCCAACGGTGCCCCAGCCGCCACGGTCACATGCTGCTTCTGAGGATCCCCTCGCCCGCCCTCGCTGCCCTCGCTCACCAGCGCCTTTGTCATGTTCGCAACAGACTCGGCCTCCACAAGCAATTTGAGATCATCCTGGGAGATCCATGCTCTGCTATCACTGTGGGAAAACACTTCCTGGACCAGCTGAGG GTCTGGCTTAAGATCCTGGATCCAGACTGGGCTCCTCGCACATTTCTAGAGCTGGAGGCCTTACCCTGTATCCTTATCCTAACTGGCATGGATCCGCTTGGTGAATCTCTACCTAG GTCTCTGAAGTACTGTGATCTGCGTGTTATCAGCTGCTGGTCTCTACAGCGCACCACTCTAGAGCAGGAGCTGGGACTGGCTGCATACTTACTGAAGGCAAAACAAGACACCCAACATGGGGCCCATGTTTCCAGTGACCTGTCTGAGAGTGACCCTGAAAAACACAGCAGCACTGACAACGAGGAGGAGGAGGTTGTGGGGGATG TAAACAACGATCATCTCCCTAGCCTGGGTAACACCTCCCCAACTGGTTCCCAGCAACCCCAGTCAGACTGGAATCCTCTGGACCCAGAAAAGCAGCCCAACCAGAGGCAGCAGTCAAAATCCACCTCTTCCGGCACGTTGTCCTCTCAGGCCTCTCCTCTACGGCAGAGCTGCTCCTGGGCTCGCAATCTGAGCCGCCCACCTGTGGTTCTGCTCCCTAAGGCTGCCTATGACCTCATCACCACTGTGGATTCCAGTGGTTTGCCCAAATCCACCTCCTTCCTCCCTCATTCCTCTGTCGAGTGGGCCAGCTCCTTTAGACCCCTTCTTAGCAAGATGATGACCTGCACAGAGCAGTCACTATACTATCGGCAATGGACCATCCCCAAGCCCCACCACATGGACAGCAGTAACCGGATTGAAGGACGCACAGACAACTTCCACCCAAGGAGGCTGCTTCTCAGTGGGCCACCACAG GTGGGGAAGACTGGGGCATATCTGCAGTTCCTGGGAATTCTGTCTCGCATGCTGATCAGACTCATGGAAGTGGACATCTATGATGAGGAGGACATCAACTGTA ATTGTGAAACGGATTTGGTACCATATCATCAAGCCATTGCAATGTGGCCCAACACAGATACGGTTAGAGGGATGCCCTTCGATTACACCATCCATGATCCAAAATATGATGACATCAGCACGATCTACTCACCAGACTTCACTCCAAATGCAGATG ATGGAAACTCCAGGCGTCTAGAGGATGTATATCTACGCAGGCGTACAGCACGGATTAAACTTTCCAAATATGCAGCGTACAACACGTACCATCATTGTGAACAGTGTCACAAGTATATGGGGTTCAATCCACAGTACCAG CTGTATGAGTCCACCCTACATGCCTTTACCTTTTCTCACCTTCTACTTGGTGAGGCAATTCAACTGTACTTCATCATTCCCAAATCCAAAGAGCATCACTTCTCCTTCAGCCAATCAGGAGGACAGTTAGAGAGCATGCGACTGCCCCTTACCTCTGATTGG AATCCCGATGCTATCAAAAGTCCAATATTCACACCCACCACGGGTCGCCACGAACACGGCCTGTTCAATCTATATCATGCCATGGAAGGAGCCGCCCACCTGCACATTCTCGTCATTAAAGAGTATGAGATGGCTGTCTACAAGAAATATTGGCCCAACCATATAATGCTTGTCCTGCCCACTATCTTCAACGGAGCTGGAATAG gagcAGCTCATTTCCTGATTAAAGAGCTGTCCTATCATAATCTAGAGTTAGAGCGGAGCCGGAGAGTGGAGCACGGTAGTCGGCCACAAGATGTCTGGCCCTTCATCATCCTTGCAGACGACTGCTGTGTCATGTGGAACTGTGTAGATGTTGACCCAAAAAG tgGTACTGAAGGGACAGAAAGAAATGTGTCTTTAAAACAAGTTCTTCAGCGCATGGAGTCTTCTCCAGACATCACTCAATATGGCTTATGTGGGATGAGGAAGTGGTCCAGTCGGGGGGGTGGGGTCGCAGGGCAGAAAGAGCCCTTCTCACGCGGACACCTACATGACTTTCTGTTGCTCAATGTGGACCTCACCCAAAACGTGCAGTACAATCAGAACCG TTTCACATGTGATGATGTGGACTTCAACCTGCGAGCCCACAGCGCAGGTCTCCTCATTTGCAGGTTTAACAACTTTAGTGTGATGAAGAAGCAGATTGCCATTGGTGGATATGGTACCTTCATCATCAAGACAAAG ATGACAGACGTACCCACCACAATCCAGCCATCTCAGTACATCTGTGCCCCAGACAGCAAGCACCTCTTCCTGGCCACACCAGCTCAGCTGCTGTTGGAGAAATACCTTCAGCACACCAGCCATCGCCTGTTTCCCCTCAGTGCCCGAAACTACAGCCACCCCGTCCTCTCTGTTGACTGTTACCTTAATCTCGGCCCAGAG GTGACAGTTTGTTTTGTTAGCTCCAGACCTCACTCCATTAACATTAGCACTACTGGACTGCTCTTCAGTGGCCTGCTCTTATACTTCTGTGACTCCTTTGTAACTCCTGGATTTCTCAAAAAGTTCCAGTTTCTAAAAG GGGCAACTCTGTGTGTGATCTGTCCCAACCGGAGCTCTTTGCGTCAGACGCTAGTTCGGCTGGAACTGGAAGATGAGTGGAGGTTTCGTCTCAGTGATGAGTTTCAGACAGCCAATGCCAAAGAGGACCAACCTCTCTTTTTCCTCACAGGAAAACACATATGA